In a genomic window of Trachemys scripta elegans isolate TJP31775 chromosome 12, CAS_Tse_1.0, whole genome shotgun sequence:
- the LOC117886269 gene encoding olfactory receptor 10C1-like has translation MGEINKTFVTEFVILGFSNHTDGNIILFVVFLCIYIITVLGNILIIIAISVDPALHTPMYFFLRNLSFLEICYTSVTLPKMLANLLSEDKTISFAGCAVQMYFFLFFGGTECFLLAAMAYDRYCAICNPLRYTAIMNKRVCIQLSGGSWICGTLVALEHTIFIFTLPFCGSNVINHFLCEIQPVLKLVCGDTYWNEVQIIVGAAVILILPLLLILVSYTCVISTILKIRSAEGRHRAFSTCSSHLIVVMLFYGMALIMYVRPTSSFSPDVNKLLSLFYSVVTPTLNPIIYSLRNKEVKDALRKTGMKIFS, from the exons ATGGGGGAAAT AAATAAGACCTTCGTGACTGAGTTTGTCATACTTGGCTTCTCTAACCACACAGACGGGAATATCattctgtttgtggtgtttctatGCATATACATCATCACAGTGCTGGGCAACATCCTCATAATCATTGCCATAAGTGTTGATCCGgcccttcacacccccatgtatttcttTCTCAGGAACTTGTCCTTCCTGGAGATCTGCTACACCTCGGTCACTCTGCCCAAGATGCTGGCCAACCTCCTCTCAGAAGACAAAACCATCTCCTTTGCTGGTTGTGCTGTACAAATGTATTTCTTTCTATTCTTTGGTGGAACAGAGTGCTTCCTCCTAGCTGCTATGGCCTATGACCGCTACTGTGCCATATGCAACCCACTGCGCTACACGGCCATCATGAATAAGAGGGTTTGCATCCAGCTGTCTGGTGGCTCATGGATCTGTGGCACGCTGGTGGCTCTGGAGCACACAATCTTTATCTTCACACTTCCTTTTTGTGGATCCAATGTTATCAACCACTTCTTGTGTGAGATCCAGCCGGTGCTGAAGCTGGTGTGCGGGGACACCTACTGGAATGAGGTCCAGATCATTGTGGGTGCTGCTGTCATCCTCATTCTGCCATTGTTGCTGATCCTGGTCTCCTACACCTGTGTCATCTCCACCATCCTTAAAATTAGGTCTGCTGAAGGCAGGCAcagagccttctccacctgctcctcacaCCTCATTGTGGTGATGTTGTTCTATGGGATGGCCCTTATCATGTACGTGCGCCCTACGTCCAGCTTCTCTCCAGATGTGAACAAGTTACTCTCTCTGTTCTACTCAGTGGTGACTCCAACCTTGAACCCCATTAtctacagcctcaggaacaaggAGGTGAAAGATGCCTTGCGGAAAACAGGCATGAAGATATTCAGTTAA